The following are encoded in a window of Aerococcus sanguinicola genomic DNA:
- a CDS encoding GntR family transcriptional regulator → MTLNITLSKFSKDPLYQQIISEIKRNILSGQLKEEEQLPSIRQLAKDLEVSVITVKKAYEKLEQEHFLMTVPYQGTYVAHLDTDQIEAKILAEIDQGLEEIATKAKSIDLTAQDLTQRLLERMEE, encoded by the coding sequence ATGACTTTGAACATCACCCTATCCAAATTTTCCAAAGACCCCTTGTACCAGCAGATTATAAGCGAGATTAAGCGCAATATCTTGTCTGGCCAGTTGAAGGAGGAAGAGCAGTTGCCTTCGATCAGACAGCTGGCCAAGGACTTAGAAGTGAGTGTGATCACGGTTAAGAAGGCTTATGAGAAGCTCGAGCAGGAGCATTTTTTGATGACGGTGCCCTACCAGGGGACTTATGTGGCCCACTTAGATACCGACCAGATTGAAGCGAAGATTTTGGCAGAGATCGATCAGGGTCTGGAGGAGATCGCGACCAAGGCCAAGAGTATCGACCTCACTGCCCAGGACCTGACCCAACGCCTGTTAGAAAGAATGGAGGAATAA
- a CDS encoding ABC transporter ATP-binding protein — translation MTYAIELSNVSKNLGDFRIDQMNLQIPKGYITGFIGPNGAGKSTTIRLIMDLVKADAGDIKILGLDHQEAGKAARDRIGFVYPENVFYENLTVAATGQVVGGFYAKWDKDTFRQLCQDFCLPLKKQVKDLSTGMKVKLSLAVALSHHADLIILDEPTSGLDPLVRSEVLDLLYDLIQDQDKTVLFSSHITSDLEKIADYVVLIQDGRLVKGASDLLDADTRPLLAGLRESSTGFVGLTQEADTFRELYGEKVLIEPASLEEIMVYSLKGAH, via the coding sequence GTGACTTACGCCATTGAACTGAGCAATGTTTCTAAGAATCTAGGAGACTTCCGCATTGACCAGATGAATTTACAGATCCCTAAAGGTTATATCACCGGCTTTATTGGCCCCAACGGTGCGGGCAAGTCGACGACTATCCGGCTGATTATGGATTTAGTTAAAGCCGACGCTGGCGACATTAAAATTCTCGGCCTGGACCACCAGGAAGCTGGCAAGGCCGCCCGCGACCGGATTGGCTTTGTCTATCCCGAGAATGTGTTTTACGAGAATTTGACCGTGGCAGCTACTGGTCAGGTGGTGGGTGGTTTTTATGCCAAGTGGGATAAGGATACTTTCCGTCAGCTCTGCCAGGACTTTTGCCTCCCTCTCAAAAAGCAGGTGAAGGACTTATCCACGGGCATGAAGGTCAAGCTGTCGCTGGCGGTGGCCCTGAGTCATCATGCAGACTTAATCATCCTGGATGAACCAACTTCCGGTCTCGACCCCCTTGTTCGTTCGGAAGTTTTGGACCTTCTCTATGACCTCATCCAAGACCAAGACAAGACCGTCCTCTTCTCCAGCCACATCACTAGTGACTTGGAAAAAATTGCCGACTATGTGGTCTTGATCCAGGACGGCCGCCTGGTCAAGGGGGCTAGCGACCTGCTCGATGCCGACACCCGGCCGCTCCTGGCAGGGCTCAGGGAAAGTTCTACCGGCTTTGTTGGCCTGACCCAGGAAGCGGACACCTTCCGGGAACTCTATGGCGAGAAAGTTCTCATCGAACCCGCCTCCCTGGAAGAAATCATGGTCTATAGCTTGAAAGGAGCGCATTAA
- a CDS encoding ABC-2 transporter permease — MKALLYKDWQIGHKLLFLSLAVSLLVLFIVGDGQFPLSLGLMLALFNIRNIDGLDDKRPYQQLIQSLPVTRKEVVAGKILSHFIQVAILIIPIIGLNALIPGYTANSLSEVLLLGLLAVFLLVGYQFTYTLFGPVFMNYVSIALFLVLITFGWSIFNSAFVQGLIRQLLTMDQTLLILSASLFCLILASALFILTVKIYERKDL, encoded by the coding sequence ATGAAAGCCTTACTCTACAAAGACTGGCAAATCGGTCACAAGCTCTTGTTCCTATCCTTAGCGGTGAGCCTGCTGGTACTCTTTATTGTAGGAGATGGCCAGTTTCCGCTGTCACTCGGCCTTATGCTCGCCCTCTTCAATATCCGAAACATCGACGGGCTTGACGACAAGCGGCCCTACCAACAATTGATCCAGAGCCTGCCTGTCACTCGCAAGGAAGTGGTCGCCGGCAAGATCCTCTCCCACTTCATTCAAGTAGCCATCCTCATCATCCCGATCATTGGCTTGAACGCCTTGATCCCCGGCTATACGGCCAACAGCCTCTCTGAAGTCCTCTTGTTGGGCCTGCTTGCGGTTTTCCTACTTGTCGGCTACCAATTCACCTACACCCTCTTCGGGCCCGTCTTCATGAACTACGTCAGCATCGCCCTCTTCCTGGTCCTCATCACATTCGGCTGGTCCATCTTCAACAGCGCCTTCGTCCAAGGCCTCATCCGCCAGCTCCTGACCATGGACCAGACCCTCCTCATCCTCTCCGCCAGCCTGTTCTGCCTCATCCTCGCCTCCGCCCTCTTCATCCTAACCGTGAAAATCTATGAGCGAAAAGACCTCTAG
- a CDS encoding Ig-like domain-containing protein, whose translation MTAKDEDGNDVPVTVDPETGKVSVTPGTKVDGPITVTVEDKDLPNGKQTFEVPVEGHEKGRDDNNSGKTQADLTDPTKPAKTEVEDKTNLTPEEKAKVKKAVEDANKDKFPAPAEGQNPTTVEVGPDGTATIIYPDGSKDTIPGTDLVVERPKTTVEGTPKTVKPTNDPQDTGLVVKNKDDKTPTKVTAKDEDGQDVPVTVDPETGKVSVTPGTKVDGPITVTVEDKDLPEGKQTFEVPVEGHEKGNDDNNSGKTQADLTDPTVPAEKTPVADKNNLTDDEKNTVKKAIEDANKDKFPAPKEGQSATKVEIGKDGTATITYPDGSKDTIPGTDLVREKTNVDDSAVKPVKPTGDKQGTGIKVNNKDKDTTVSAKDEDGKDVPVVINPETGEVEVTPGTNVDGPIVVTVNDPDLPGGKKEVTVPVEGHEAGRDDNGSDKTQADLTDPTVPAEKTPVADKNNLTDDEKAQVKKAIEDANKDKFPAAKEGQNPTKVEIGKDGTATITYPDGSKDTIPGTDLVREKTNVDDSAVKEVNPTDEKQGTGIKVNNAGKETKVTAKDEDGKDVSVVINPETGEVEVTPGKDVDGPITVTVTDPDLPGGKQEVTVPVKGHEAGRDDNGSDQSAKPTIEAIHEGDEIVEGNGVPDAKIVVKDKDGNVIGETTVDGIGNWSVKVPANKLFAGDKVTVEQTEEGKKPAVETATVQKATGETTRKGDPAVAYPIESHPVVKHVGESLTADDITKAIVVVGVPEGSYKVTINEGQSLPSTDKVGDTIIDVTVTLPDGTTEAAQVWVIVKAKGGAAPDYKKPTTVDDSQVKEVNPTNDQQGTGIKVNNPDKDTKVTAKDEDGKDIPVVINPTTGEVEVTPGTDVDGPITVTITDPELPGGKKEVVVPVKGHAAGRDDNGSDKVVAPSNTVKPAQPATPVAKPAAPQKAAQGTVKVDQKAPSALPKASQAGQGHAKAAKTKTKLPQTGALVGLTSGLALALVGAGSLLALGKGKKKD comes from the coding sequence GTGACTGCCAAGGACGAAGATGGCAACGATGTTCCTGTAACTGTTGACCCAGAAACAGGTAAAGTTTCCGTAACACCTGGTACTAAGGTAGACGGCCCAATCACTGTAACTGTTGAAGACAAAGACTTACCAAACGGTAAACAAACATTCGAAGTCCCAGTCGAAGGCCACGAAAAAGGTCGCGATGACAACAACTCAGGTAAGACCCAAGCAGACTTAACTGACCCAACTAAGCCAGCTAAGACTGAAGTCGAAGACAAGACCAACTTAACTCCTGAAGAAAAAGCTAAGGTTAAGAAAGCTGTCGAAGATGCCAACAAGGATAAATTCCCTGCTCCTGCAGAAGGTCAAAACCCAACAACTGTTGAAGTTGGCCCAGACGGTACAGCTACAATTATCTACCCAGACGGTTCTAAGGACACCATCCCAGGCACAGACTTAGTTGTTGAAAGACCTAAGACAACGGTTGAAGGTACGCCTAAGACTGTTAAGCCAACTAACGATCCTCAAGACACCGGACTTGTTGTGAAGAACAAAGACGACAAGACCCCAACTAAGGTGACTGCTAAGGATGAAGACGGCCAAGATGTTCCTGTAACTGTTGACCCAGAAACAGGCAAGGTTTCCGTAACACCTGGTACTAAGGTTGATGGGCCAATCACCGTGACTGTTGAAGACAAAGACTTACCAGAAGGTAAACAAACATTCGAAGTTCCAGTCGAAGGTCACGAAAAAGGTAACGACGATAACAACTCAGGTAAGACCCAAGCAGATCTTACTGACCCAACTGTCCCAGCTGAGAAAACTCCAGTTGCTGATAAGAATAACTTAACAGATGACGAAAAGAACACTGTTAAGAAGGCTATCGAAGACGCTAACAAGGATAAATTCCCAGCGCCTAAGGAAGGTCAATCAGCAACTAAGGTTGAAATTGGCAAGGACGGTACTGCTACGATCACCTACCCAGACGGTTCGAAAGACACCATCCCAGGTACTGACTTAGTTCGTGAAAAGACCAATGTTGATGACTCAGCGGTTAAACCTGTTAAGCCAACCGGCGATAAACAAGGCACCGGCATTAAAGTCAACAACAAGGACAAAGACACTACTGTCTCTGCTAAGGATGAAGATGGCAAGGATGTTCCTGTCGTTATCAACCCTGAAACCGGCGAAGTGGAAGTCACTCCAGGTACCAATGTTGACGGCCCAATCGTGGTAACTGTTAACGATCCAGACCTCCCAGGCGGTAAGAAAGAAGTGACTGTTCCAGTCGAAGGTCATGAAGCAGGCCGCGATGACAACGGTTCAGACAAGACTCAAGCAGATCTTACTGACCCAACTGTCCCAGCTGAAAAGACTCCAGTCGCTGACAAGAACAACTTAACTGACGACGAAAAAGCTCAAGTTAAGAAGGCTATCGAAGACGCCAACAAGGATAAATTCCCAGCAGCTAAGGAAGGCCAAAACCCAACCAAGGTTGAAATCGGCAAGGACGGCACAGCTACCATCACTTACCCAGATGGCTCTAAAGACACCATCCCAGGTACTGACTTAGTTCGTGAAAAGACCAATGTTGATGACTCAGCCGTTAAGGAAGTTAACCCAACTGACGAAAAACAAGGCACTGGCATCAAGGTTAACAACGCGGGTAAGGAAACCAAGGTGACTGCCAAGGATGAAGACGGCAAAGACGTTTCTGTAGTCATCAACCCTGAAACCGGCGAAGTTGAAGTCACTCCAGGTAAGGATGTTGACGGTCCTATCACCGTTACCGTAACGGACCCAGACCTCCCAGGCGGCAAGCAAGAAGTGACCGTTCCTGTTAAGGGCCACGAAGCAGGTCGCGATGACAACGGGTCTGACCAATCGGCTAAGCCTACCATCGAAGCCATCCATGAAGGCGACGAAATCGTGGAAGGTAACGGCGTGCCAGATGCTAAGATTGTGGTGAAAGACAAGGACGGCAATGTCATTGGCGAAACCACAGTTGACGGTATCGGTAACTGGTCTGTCAAAGTTCCTGCCAACAAACTTTTCGCTGGGGACAAGGTGACGGTTGAACAAACTGAAGAAGGTAAGAAACCTGCCGTTGAAACCGCAACCGTTCAAAAGGCAACGGGCGAAACAACGCGCAAGGGTGACCCAGCTGTCGCTTACCCAATCGAATCCCACCCAGTTGTTAAGCATGTCGGCGAAAGCTTGACCGCAGACGACATCACCAAGGCCATCGTCGTAGTCGGCGTTCCTGAAGGCTCTTACAAGGTAACCATCAATGAAGGTCAAAGCCTCCCATCTACGGATAAAGTGGGCGACACCATCATCGATGTGACTGTCACCCTACCAGACGGCACCACTGAAGCTGCCCAAGTATGGGTGATCGTGAAAGCTAAAGGCGGCGCAGCTCCTGACTACAAGAAGCCAACCACGGTGGATGATTCACAAGTCAAGGAAGTCAACCCAACTAACGACCAACAAGGTACTGGCATCAAGGTGAATAACCCTGATAAGGACACTAAAGTCACCGCTAAGGATGAAGACGGCAAGGACATTCCTGTTGTCATCAACCCAACAACCGGTGAAGTTGAAGTGACACCAGGTACCGACGTTGACGGCCCAATCACTGTGACCATCACCGACCCAGAATTACCAGGCGGTAAGAAGGAAGTCGTGGTTCCAGTCAAAGGCCACGCCGCTGGACGCGATGACAATGGTTCTGATAAAGTTGTCGCACCAAGCAACACTGTCAAACCAGCTCAACCAGCCACTCCAGTTGCCAAACCAGCCGCTCCTCAAAAAGCAGCTCAAGGCACTGTCAAAGTGGACCAAAAAGCACCAAGCGCTCTTCCAAAAGCTAGCCAAGCAGGCCAAGGCCATGCCAAAGCAGCCAAAACGAAGACCAAACTCCCACAAACCGGAGCCCTAGTCGGCCTAACGAGCGGCCTCGCCCTCGCATTAGTCGGCGCTGGTAGCTTACTGGCACTCGGCAAAGGCAAAAAGAAAGACTAA